In one Lycium barbarum isolate Lr01 chromosome 7, ASM1917538v2, whole genome shotgun sequence genomic region, the following are encoded:
- the LOC132603595 gene encoding uncharacterized protein LOC132603595 — protein MSRIPQLFSLTPKEGSEGSSSHGNKGKQKATIQELMSAESNTNLEISYSRHSDLKKEIEQQRKMLSDAEKREKAQADALALGKNNLRVIDGLQAIKGTRIFLQSRPDWSGTILVQSSKEKDFNKKLKNLQDEFSGRVINFKKK, from the exons ATGAGCAGGATTCCTCAATTATTCAGTCTTACGCCTAAAGAAG GATCAGAAGGCAGCAGCAGCCATGGAAATAAAGGAAAACAGAAGGCGACAATACAAGAGCTAATG AGCGCGGAGAGCAACACGAACCTTGAAATTTCATACTCCAGGCACTCGGATCTCAAGAAAGAAATTGAGCAACAAAGAAAAATGCTGTCTGATGCAGAAAAAAGGGAAAAAGCCCAAGCAGACGCACTGGCACTGGGAAAAAACAATCTTCGTGTTATTGACGGCCTTCAGGCAATAAAGGGGACTCGAATATTTCTTCAGTCACGTCCAGATTGGAGTGGAACTATACTGGTTCAGTCTAGCAAGGAGAAGGACTTCAACAAAAAGCTGAAGAACCTGCAAGATGAGTTTTCAGGGCGTGTTATTAACTTTAAGAAAAAGTAG